One segment of Clostridium botulinum DNA contains the following:
- a CDS encoding methyl-accepting chemotaxis protein codes for MKNDKKLNYKSLNRGSIPKRVFLMMVLVSIIPIIILGFRSISQFTKSSNSEFEKNSTTLTKAIEQNVETKFNNIYTMINYIVDRSTFDDGETTREDLEWDFQLLKEGNPDVEFAYYYDEKNKDFIMYPHENMSNEDYTTREWYKEAKAANGQFILTDVYQDIISKNHVVTIAKAIIENGVFNGVICVDFNLESFADVIAKISYGENGLLSVVDPNGVVIAHTNKEIIGSSNITKNDAWSRISSEKKGIMNLYLNDTNYVGSFSTSEVTGWKIILQSPKAEIDKLKNTYTLTLIMTAIILLIIVVILGFMFAKKLSGNINKLKNGIKKIANGDFTENINISSSDELEELAVDLNDMQNNISSLIKNVNTSVHGVNDTSSGLANMSEEVSLAISQVANTIGEISNGSMESAENLQSLSENLDGVSNEINVINDAVKNISKLATDTDGLSKEGLDMIQEIMDKSSQTKESTLDVSNVVKVVSESVQSIALMNEAIAKITEQTNLLALNAAIEAARAGEAGKGFAVVADEIRKLAEQTSESAKEIDSIIKEVATNVNKAVNEVDRTNDAVNSQEKSVLNAESIFNNIISSINNLTNRVEEIAEGINEVTLKKDNVVNQVQNLSAIGEETAASSQEVSASAEEVSASTDEFVKYAGELKELSNNLNDEIQQFKLK; via the coding sequence ATGAAAAATGATAAAAAATTAAATTATAAATCATTAAACAGGGGAAGTATACCAAAGAGAGTATTTTTAATGATGGTACTTGTATCAATTATTCCAATTATAATATTAGGATTTAGGTCAATTTCTCAATTTACGAAATCTAGTAATTCAGAGTTTGAAAAAAATTCTACTACTTTAACTAAAGCTATAGAGCAAAATGTAGAAACTAAATTTAACAATATATATACTATGATAAATTATATAGTTGATAGAAGCACTTTTGATGATGGAGAGACTACTAGAGAAGATTTAGAGTGGGATTTTCAATTACTTAAAGAGGGAAATCCGGATGTTGAATTCGCTTATTATTATGATGAAAAAAATAAAGATTTTATTATGTATCCCCATGAAAATATGAGTAATGAGGATTATACAACTAGAGAGTGGTATAAAGAAGCTAAGGCAGCAAATGGTCAATTTATATTAACTGATGTATATCAAGATATAATAAGTAAAAATCATGTTGTTACAATTGCTAAAGCTATAATTGAAAATGGGGTTTTTAATGGTGTTATATGTGTAGATTTTAATTTAGAGAGTTTTGCTGATGTCATAGCTAAAATTAGTTATGGAGAAAATGGATTATTATCTGTAGTAGACCCAAATGGCGTAGTAATTGCACATACAAATAAAGAAATAATAGGTAGCTCAAATATAACTAAAAATGATGCATGGAGTAGAATATCTAGTGAAAAGAAAGGTATCATGAATTTATACCTTAATGATACTAATTATGTTGGTAGCTTTAGTACTTCAGAAGTTACAGGATGGAAAATAATATTACAATCTCCAAAAGCTGAAATTGATAAGTTAAAGAATACATACACATTAACTTTGATTATGACAGCAATAATTTTATTGATAATTGTAGTTATATTGGGATTTATGTTTGCAAAAAAATTATCTGGAAATATTAATAAATTAAAAAATGGTATTAAAAAAATTGCAAATGGAGATTTTACTGAAAATATAAATATTTCATCTAGTGATGAATTAGAAGAATTAGCTGTTGATTTAAATGATATGCAAAATAATATTTCGAGTTTAATTAAAAATGTAAATACTTCAGTTCATGGAGTCAACGATACTTCATCAGGATTAGCAAATATGAGCGAAGAAGTATCATTAGCTATTAGTCAAGTTGCTAATACTATTGGAGAAATATCGAATGGAAGTATGGAGTCGGCGGAAAATCTTCAAAGTCTATCAGAAAATTTAGATGGTGTATCTAATGAAATAAATGTAATAAATGATGCAGTTAAAAATATAAGTAAATTAGCAACAGATACGGATGGTTTAAGTAAAGAAGGGCTTGATATGATACAAGAAATAATGGACAAGTCAAGTCAAACTAAAGAAAGTACTTTAGATGTAAGCAATGTTGTTAAAGTAGTTTCTGAAAGCGTACAAAGTATAGCATTAATGAATGAAGCAATAGCTAAAATAACAGAACAAACAAATCTTTTAGCATTAAATGCAGCCATAGAAGCAGCAAGAGCAGGGGAAGCAGGTAAAGGATTTGCAGTAGTTGCTGATGAAATAAGAAAACTTGCAGAACAAACATCTGAATCAGCAAAAGAAATTGATTCAATAATAAAGGAAGTTGCTACAAATGTTAATAAGGCAGTAAATGAAGTTGATAGGACTAATGATGCTGTTAACAGTCAAGAAAAGTCTGTATTAAATGCAGAAAGTATATTTAACAATATAATTTCTTCAATAAATAATTTAACAAATAGAGTTGAAGAAATAGCTGAAGGAATTAATGAGGTTACTTTAAAGAAAGATAATGTTGTAAATCAAGTTCAAAATTTATCTGCTATAGGAGAAGAGACGGCAGCATCCTCACAAGAGGTATCAGCATCCGCTGAAGAAGTATCGGCATCTACTGATGAATTTGTTAAATATGCAGGTGAATTAAAAGAATTATCAAATAACTTAAATGATGAAATACAACAATTTAAGCTTAAATAA
- the trpS gene encoding tryptophan--tRNA ligase: MSENTVESKKVIFSGIQPSGDLTLGNYLGALKNWVKLQDEFETYYCVVDLHAITVRQKPADLRRRTLELLSIYLAAGIDPNKNTLFIQSHVPAHTEAAWILTCNTYMGELSRMTQYKDKSQKYGDSIASGLFNYPVLMAADILLYNTDLVPVGADQKQHLELTRDIAARFNTTYSDTFKIPDPYIPKAGAKIMSLQDPLKKMSKSDDNPNGFILIMDPPDVIKRKISKSVTDSLGIVNYTDDQPGVKNLLNILGTIKGVEPTSLVANYEGKGYAELKNDVADAVIEELIPVQEKVKEFLKDKKKLEEIYSEGAKKASYIANKTLRKMQKKVGFIPR; the protein is encoded by the coding sequence ATGTCAGAAAACACAGTTGAAAGCAAAAAAGTAATATTTAGTGGTATTCAACCTTCTGGTGATTTAACTTTAGGAAATTACCTTGGAGCTTTAAAAAATTGGGTTAAATTACAAGATGAATTTGAAACATATTATTGCGTGGTTGATTTACATGCTATAACAGTACGTCAAAAACCTGCTGATTTAAGAAGAAGAACTTTAGAATTATTATCTATATATCTTGCTGCAGGAATAGACCCAAATAAAAATACATTGTTTATACAATCTCATGTACCAGCTCATACTGAAGCTGCATGGATACTTACTTGTAACACTTATATGGGTGAGCTTAGTAGAATGACTCAATACAAAGACAAATCTCAAAAGTATGGTGATTCAATAGCATCTGGTTTATTTAATTATCCTGTATTAATGGCTGCGGACATACTTTTATATAATACAGATTTAGTTCCAGTTGGTGCTGATCAAAAGCAACATTTAGAATTAACAAGAGATATTGCTGCAAGATTTAATACTACTTATAGCGATACTTTTAAGATACCAGATCCATACATTCCAAAAGCTGGAGCAAAAATAATGAGTCTTCAAGATCCATTAAAGAAAATGTCAAAATCAGATGATAATCCTAATGGATTTATATTAATTATGGATCCACCAGATGTTATTAAAAGAAAAATAAGTAAATCTGTAACTGATAGTCTTGGTATAGTAAACTATACTGATGACCAACCTGGAGTTAAAAACTTATTAAACATATTAGGTACCATTAAAGGTGTTGAACCTACATCTTTAGTTGCAAATTATGAAGGCAAAGGTTATGCAGAACTTAAAAATGATGTAGCTGATGCTGTAATTGAGGAATTAATTCCAGTCCAAGAAAAAGTTAAAGAATTCTTAAAAGATAAGAAAAAACTTGAAGAAATTTATTCAGAAGGTGCTAAAAAAGCGTCTTATATAGCAAATAAAACTTTAAGAAAAATGCAAAAGAAAGTTGGATTTATTCCAAGATAA
- a CDS encoding ECF transporter S component — MQSESKTLNVKELVLMGLMIALVYLAGSIIKIPSIGGFVHIGDCMVFLSVILLGKKKGAISSALGMFLVDVLGGYYLWAPFTLIIKGTMAYIAGCILERIKSNNSFINNIIAFAVSGVFMVIGYFIAGTIMAGLLTEKAGIIQGLIYASKDIVGNIIQVTTGVVIALPLSEVLIKAKKAVLN; from the coding sequence ATGCAAAGTGAAAGTAAAACTTTAAATGTTAAAGAACTAGTGTTAATGGGGCTTATGATAGCATTAGTATATTTAGCAGGGAGTATAATCAAAATTCCATCAATTGGAGGTTTCGTTCACATTGGGGATTGCATGGTATTTTTATCGGTAATATTACTTGGAAAGAAAAAAGGTGCTATATCAAGTGCATTAGGAATGTTTCTTGTTGATGTATTAGGTGGGTATTATTTATGGGCACCATTCACTTTAATTATTAAAGGAACAATGGCCTATATAGCTGGATGTATTTTAGAAAGAATAAAAAGTAATAATTCTTTTATAAATAATATAATAGCTTTTGCTGTTAGTGGAGTATTTATGGTTATAGGTTATTTTATTGCTGGAACAATTATGGCAGGATTATTAACTGAAAAGGCAGGAATAATTCAAGGATTAATATATGCTTCAAAAGATATAGTAGGTAATATAATTCAAGTTACAACTGGCGTAGTTATAGCATTGCCTTTAAGTGAAGTATTAATAAAAGCTAAAAAAGCTGTGTTGAATTAA
- the brnQ gene encoding branched-chain amino acid transport system II carrier protein: protein MKKNTKDIIIIGFALFAMFFGAGNLIFPPFLGHMVGDQYILGIIGFVCTGVGLPLLAIIAATKGDGTFETMASKIGPKFAIIFATILFIAIGPMLAIPRTAATTYELTISPLVPSLSPLVSMIIYFGINLIFVLKRSSIIDTIGKYLTPILILILTFIIVKGIISPIGHVVSTDATSVLSSSFIEGYQTMDALAALLFASVITTTLKAKNYSEKELLPMTIKSGGVAIVGLAFIYGGLMFLGAQTSGLDIPDLSKTSLLLLISNNVLGDIASTMIGLAIGLACLTTSIGLLNAGSSFFEKVSNGKLPYKINAIVISIISIIIGCLGVDNIVKISSPILSILYPVTITLIITTLADKYITNIKAIRLAVYTSLVFGILEIIPSIKLSFIPLASLGFAWVLPTLIAMLIGYIIFPLRKQDVSSLV from the coding sequence ATGAAAAAAAACACAAAAGATATAATTATAATAGGATTTGCTTTATTTGCCATGTTTTTTGGTGCTGGTAATTTAATATTCCCACCATTTTTAGGTCACATGGTTGGTGATCAATATATTTTAGGTATCATAGGTTTTGTCTGCACTGGAGTTGGACTACCACTTCTTGCTATAATAGCTGCGACAAAAGGTGATGGTACATTTGAAACCATGGCTTCTAAAATAGGTCCAAAGTTTGCTATAATTTTTGCCACAATACTATTTATAGCGATTGGTCCAATGCTTGCAATTCCTAGAACTGCTGCAACTACATATGAATTGACTATAAGTCCTTTAGTACCTAGTCTTAGTCCTCTTGTTTCAATGATAATATATTTTGGAATAAATTTAATATTTGTACTAAAGAGATCTTCTATAATTGATACTATTGGTAAATATCTTACACCGATATTAATACTTATATTAACATTTATAATTGTAAAAGGAATAATATCACCTATCGGACATGTTGTTTCTACTGATGCAACTTCAGTATTGTCTTCTTCTTTTATAGAAGGATATCAAACTATGGATGCACTAGCAGCATTATTATTCGCTTCAGTTATAACAACTACACTTAAAGCCAAAAACTATTCTGAAAAAGAACTACTTCCTATGACAATTAAGTCAGGTGGAGTTGCCATAGTTGGTTTAGCTTTCATATATGGTGGTTTAATGTTCTTAGGAGCTCAAACTAGTGGTTTAGATATACCTGATTTATCTAAAACAAGTTTGTTACTATTAATTTCAAATAACGTCCTAGGCGATATTGCTTCTACTATGATAGGACTTGCAATAGGACTTGCTTGTTTAACAACCTCTATTGGTTTGTTAAATGCTGGTTCTTCATTTTTTGAAAAAGTATCTAATGGAAAATTACCTTATAAAATAAATGCAATTGTAATTTCAATAATAAGTATTATAATTGGATGCCTTGGGGTTGATAATATCGTTAAAATTTCTAGTCCTATTTTAAGCATATTATACCCAGTAACTATAACTTTAATAATTACTACATTAGCCGATAAATACATAACAAATATAAAAGCTATTAGACTTGCTGTTTATACTTCATTAGTATTTGGAATATTAGAAATAATACCATCTATTAAATTAAGTTTTATACCACTTGCAAGCTTAGGCTTTGCATGGGTTTTACCAACATTAATTGCTATGCTAATAGGATATATTATATTTCCATTAAGAAAACAAGATGTAAGTTCTTTAGTATAA
- the galU gene encoding UTP--glucose-1-phosphate uridylyltransferase GalU codes for MKVKKAIIPAAGLGTRFLPATKAQPKEMLPIVDKPTIQYIIEEAVASGIEEILIITGRNKKCIEDHFDKSIELEFELEKSGKEELLELVRNISDMVDIHYIRQKEPKGLGHAIHCAKTFVGNEPFAVLLGDDVVDSETPCLKQLIDCFSEYNTTILGVQTVAEENVSKYGIVDGLHIEDRVYKVKDLVEKPSVEEAPSNVAILGRYIITPEIFNILENTKPGKGGEIQLTDALKTLISKEAMYAYNFEGRRYDVGDKLGFLQATVEFALKREELREPFIEYLKGNPWDEK; via the coding sequence ATGAAAGTTAAAAAAGCGATTATTCCAGCAGCTGGGCTAGGAACAAGATTTTTACCAGCAACTAAGGCACAACCAAAGGAAATGCTTCCTATAGTTGATAAACCAACAATTCAATACATAATTGAAGAAGCAGTTGCATCAGGAATAGAAGAAATACTTATTATAACAGGAAGAAATAAAAAGTGTATAGAAGATCACTTTGATAAATCTATAGAATTAGAGTTTGAATTAGAGAAGTCAGGAAAAGAAGAACTTTTAGAGTTAGTAAGAAATATTTCTGATATGGTTGATATACATTATATTAGACAAAAAGAACCTAAAGGTTTAGGTCATGCAATTCATTGTGCAAAAACATTTGTAGGTAATGAACCTTTTGCAGTTTTATTAGGTGATGATGTTGTTGATAGTGAAACACCATGTTTAAAACAGTTAATAGATTGTTTTAGTGAATACAATACTACTATTTTAGGAGTTCAAACTGTAGCAGAAGAAAACGTATCAAAATACGGAATTGTTGATGGACTACATATAGAAGATAGAGTCTATAAAGTAAAGGATTTAGTTGAGAAGCCATCAGTAGAAGAGGCACCTAGCAATGTAGCTATTTTAGGAAGATATATTATAACACCTGAAATATTTAATATATTAGAAAATACAAAACCAGGAAAAGGTGGAGAAATTCAATTAACTGATGCATTAAAGACTTTAATTAGTAAAGAAGCAATGTATGCTTATAATTTTGAAGGCAGAAGATATGATGTAGGAGATAAGCTTGGATTTTTACAAGCAACAGTAGAATTTGCATTAAAAAGAGAAGAATTAAGAGAACCTTTTATAGAATATTTAAAAGGTAATCCATGGGATGAAAAATAA
- a CDS encoding sugar transferase: MNNFNKIVKRIFDFVCSTLGIIILSPIFILLSIMIKTGSDGPVFFKQIRVGEDGKDFEILKFRTMVVDAEKLGKQITVGNDNRITKIGSFLRKYKLDELPQLINVFKGDMSLVGPRPEVPRYVNMYNEEQRKVLEVKPGITDLASIRYKDENALLGKAENPEEFYINTIMPDKLALNLEYINKSNVFFDIYIIVKTILKCI, encoded by the coding sequence ATGAACAATTTTAATAAAATAGTTAAGAGAATATTTGATTTTGTATGCTCTACTTTAGGAATAATAATTTTAAGTCCAATATTTATTTTACTATCTATTATGATAAAGACAGGATCGGATGGTCCAGTATTTTTTAAACAGATAAGAGTTGGAGAAGATGGTAAGGACTTTGAAATATTAAAGTTTAGAACTATGGTAGTTGATGCTGAAAAGTTGGGAAAACAAATAACTGTAGGAAATGATAATAGAATTACAAAGATAGGTTCATTTTTAAGAAAATATAAATTAGATGAATTACCACAATTAATAAATGTATTTAAAGGCGATATGAGCTTAGTTGGACCAAGACCTGAAGTGCCAAGATATGTTAATATGTATAATGAAGAGCAACGAAAGGTACTTGAAGTAAAACCTGGAATAACTGATTTAGCGTCTATAAGATATAAGGATGAAAATGCACTGCTTGGAAAAGCTGAAAATCCAGAGGAATTTTACATAAACACAATTATGCCTGATAAATTAGCATTAAATTTAGAATACATAAACAAAAGTAATGTATTTTTTGATATTTATATAATAGTAAAAACTATATTAAAATGTATATAA
- a CDS encoding glycosyltransferase family 4 protein: protein MNILLINHYAGSDYHGMEFRPYYMAREWKSMGHNVTILGADFSHLRKNNPKITKDFEEEIIDGITYVWVKTPEYSGNGIGRIKNISTFMYKLRMNYKKIADKYKPDAVIASSTYPLDIYPAHRIAKRCDAKLCFEIHDLWPLSPMEIGGFSEKNPAIVVLQRAEDFAYKNSDVIVSILPNADKHIRERGFSTDKYVYVPNGIIPGEKKNPPTEKTIEKLKELKNQGYFLVGYTGNHSPANVLDTMIDAAKKTKDEKVKYVLVGKGNVKDELINYAKTNDVQNVEFLDPVLKDNMDNVLQLLDICYISLKKQNLFNYGVSPNKLFDYMMAARPVIYAIEASNDPVKDSNCGITVPAENPDAVVEAVLKIKELSDDEKNKMGQNGNDYVLKNHTYHGLAVKFLNALKKIS from the coding sequence ATGAATATCTTACTTATAAATCACTATGCAGGATCTGATTATCATGGAATGGAATTTAGACCATATTATATGGCTAGAGAATGGAAAAGTATGGGGCACAATGTTACTATATTAGGTGCTGATTTTTCTCATTTAAGAAAAAACAATCCTAAGATTACAAAGGATTTTGAAGAAGAAATAATAGATGGAATTACATATGTATGGGTGAAAACACCAGAGTACAGTGGAAATGGAATTGGAAGAATAAAAAATATATCAACTTTTATGTATAAATTAAGAATGAATTATAAAAAAATTGCAGATAAATATAAACCTGATGCAGTTATAGCATCATCTACATATCCTTTGGATATATATCCAGCTCATAGAATAGCTAAGAGATGTGATGCAAAACTTTGCTTCGAAATACATGATTTATGGCCACTTAGTCCTATGGAAATTGGAGGATTTTCTGAGAAAAATCCAGCAATAGTAGTACTTCAAAGAGCAGAAGACTTTGCTTATAAAAATTCAGATGTTATTGTATCTATCTTACCTAATGCAGATAAGCATATAAGAGAAAGAGGATTTTCAACTGATAAGTATGTGTATGTTCCAAATGGAATAATACCAGGTGAAAAGAAAAACCCACCAACAGAAAAGACTATTGAAAAGCTTAAGGAATTAAAAAATCAAGGCTATTTCTTAGTTGGATACACAGGAAATCATTCACCAGCTAATGTATTAGATACAATGATCGATGCAGCAAAGAAAACTAAAGATGAAAAAGTTAAATATGTTTTAGTTGGAAAAGGAAATGTGAAAGACGAATTAATTAATTATGCTAAAACTAATGATGTACAAAATGTGGAGTTTTTAGATCCAGTATTAAAAGATAATATGGATAATGTGCTACAATTATTAGATATTTGTTATATAAGTTTAAAGAAACAAAATTTATTTAATTATGGAGTTAGTCCAAATAAATTATTTGACTATATGATGGCAGCAAGACCAGTAATTTATGCAATAGAGGCATCAAATGATCCAGTTAAGGATTCTAACTGTGGAATAACAGTACCAGCAGAAAATCCTGATGCAGTAGTTGAAGCTGTATTAAAAATTAAAGAATTAAGTGATGATGAAAAGAATAAAATGGGTCAAAACGGAAATGATTATGTATTAAAAAATCATACTTATCATGGTTTAGCAGTGAAATTTTTAAATGCTTTAAAAAAAATAAGTTAA
- a CDS encoding Gfo/Idh/MocA family protein, translated as MKKLKFAIIGCGRISYKHVEALSKNFEEAELVATCDVMLEKAEAKKAEYIEKCGVAEDAVHAYSDYKEMVEKEDIDVVTIATESGYHAEIAIYCMKKGINALIEKPMAMSIEDANEMIKVAEENNVKLAVCHQNRFNKPIKKLREAIEQNKFGRLVNGTARILWNRNMGYYEQAPWRGTWELDGGTLMNQCIHNIDLLQWMMGGEIERVYAECDTYLRDIEGEDFGAIIIRFKNGAIGIVEGSACVYPKNLEETLSIFGENGAVCIGGLANNELETWRFDGENEDAVKEEVNVKIDNVYGEGHTPLFKDVIDAINDNRKPLIAGEEGRNAMSIILAAYKSRKTGMPVQFPLENFSTLDMKDEFKGRK; from the coding sequence ATGAAAAAATTAAAATTTGCGATTATTGGTTGTGGAAGAATTTCTTATAAACATGTTGAGGCTTTATCAAAGAATTTTGAAGAAGCAGAATTAGTTGCAACATGTGACGTTATGTTAGAAAAAGCAGAAGCAAAAAAAGCTGAATACATAGAAAAATGTGGAGTAGCAGAAGATGCTGTTCATGCATATTCAGACTACAAAGAAATGGTTGAAAAAGAAGATATAGATGTTGTTACAATAGCAACTGAAAGTGGATATCATGCAGAAATAGCTATTTACTGTATGAAAAAAGGAATAAATGCATTAATAGAAAAGCCAATGGCTATGTCAATTGAAGATGCTAATGAAATGATTAAAGTAGCAGAAGAAAACAATGTTAAGCTTGCAGTTTGTCATCAAAATAGATTTAATAAGCCAATTAAAAAGTTAAGAGAAGCTATTGAACAAAATAAATTTGGTAGATTAGTTAATGGTACAGCAAGAATCCTTTGGAATAGAAATATGGGATACTATGAACAAGCACCTTGGAGAGGAACTTGGGAATTAGATGGTGGAACATTAATGAATCAATGTATACATAATATAGATTTACTTCAATGGATGATGGGTGGAGAAATTGAAAGAGTATACGCTGAATGTGATACTTATTTAAGAGATATTGAAGGTGAAGACTTCGGAGCTATAATTATAAGATTTAAAAATGGAGCTATTGGTATTGTTGAAGGTTCAGCCTGTGTTTATCCAAAGAATTTAGAAGAAACATTAAGTATATTTGGAGAAAATGGAGCTGTTTGTATTGGAGGACTTGCAAACAATGAACTTGAAACTTGGAGATTTGATGGTGAAAATGAAGATGCTGTTAAAGAAGAAGTTAATGTTAAAATAGATAATGTATATGGCGAAGGACACACACCATTATTTAAAGACGTAATAGATGCTATAAATGATAATAGAAAGCCTTTAATAGCCGGTGAAGAGGGAAGAAATGCTATGTCTATAATTCTTGCAGCTTATAAGTCAAGAAAGACTGGTATGCCAGTACAATTTCCATTAGAAAACTTTAGTACTTTAGATATGAAAGATGAGTTTAAAGGCAGAAAATAA
- a CDS encoding glycosyltransferase: MKNCLVLLTKVFPFDKGEEFIEDEIPMLSKAFDKIILIATSTADNAIQTRKVPQNFEIHRIKASGIKNKLPINAIKFFPFSKYKGYVLKDESNEIKGSLKRRGYLTYFLAKSESVYKECENILMSSDIKSYDKKTFYSYWLYDIAYAVTKLKEKFGDKTSKAVSRTHRYDLYADKNSLNYLPLRYYLLENLDKVYPCSDDGSNYLKGLYPSYKEKIKTAYLGTRNYGTSNSSNDGVYRIVSCCHVSPVKRIDLLAKSLATLKDSGLKLKWIHFGAGNGLEEVKEYSKENLSFMDVDFKGSVKNEELMNYYSNNPVDLFVNTSSSEGLPVSIMEACSFGIPTIATDVGGTSEIVKNDKTGLLIECDFNIDDLGEKIRYMVNLSAENKQEFRDNCREIWLNNFYGENNFKKFSEEIK; the protein is encoded by the coding sequence ATGAAAAATTGTTTAGTTCTTTTAACCAAAGTCTTTCCTTTTGATAAAGGAGAGGAATTTATTGAAGATGAAATACCAATGCTTTCAAAGGCTTTTGATAAAATAATTCTTATAGCTACTAGTACTGCAGATAATGCAATACAAACTAGAAAAGTTCCACAAAATTTTGAAATACATAGAATTAAGGCATCAGGAATCAAAAATAAGTTACCTATAAATGCTATAAAATTTTTCCCATTTTCAAAATATAAAGGATATGTTCTAAAAGATGAAAGTAATGAAATCAAGGGTTCATTAAAAAGAAGAGGTTACTTAACATATTTTTTAGCTAAATCAGAGAGTGTATATAAAGAATGTGAGAATATTCTTATGAGTTCTGATATAAAAAGTTATGATAAAAAGACATTTTATAGTTACTGGTTATATGATATAGCATATGCAGTTACAAAATTAAAAGAAAAGTTTGGAGATAAAACTAGTAAAGCTGTTAGTCGTACACATAGATATGACCTTTATGCTGACAAAAATTCATTAAATTATTTACCCCTTAGATATTATTTGCTTGAAAATTTAGATAAGGTATATCCATGTTCTGATGATGGTAGCAATTATTTAAAGGGTTTATATCCATCTTATAAGGAAAAAATAAAAACAGCTTATCTTGGAACTAGAAATTATGGCACATCTAATTCATCAAATGATGGTGTGTATAGAATAGTTAGTTGTTGTCATGTGTCACCAGTGAAAAGAATTGATTTATTAGCAAAATCATTAGCTACGTTAAAAGATTCTGGATTAAAATTAAAATGGATACATTTTGGTGCCGGGAATGGACTAGAGGAAGTAAAAGAGTACTCAAAAGAAAATTTAAGTTTTATGGATGTAGATTTTAAAGGATCAGTAAAGAATGAGGAATTGATGAATTACTATTCAAACAATCCAGTTGATTTATTTGTAAATACAAGTAGTTCTGAGGGGCTACCAGTAAGTATTATGGAAGCTTGTTCATTTGGAATTCCAACTATAGCTACTGATGTTGGAGGAACTAGTGAAATAGTAAAAAATGATAAAACAGGCTTGTTAATAGAGTGCGATTTTAATATAGATGATCTTGGAGAAAAGATAAGATATATGGTTAATTTATCAGCAGAAAATAAACAAGAATTTCGTGATAATTGTCGTGAAATATGGTTAAATAATTTTTATGGAGAAAATAACTTTAAAAAGTTTTCAGAAGAAATTAAATAA